Genomic DNA from Fimbriimonas ginsengisoli Gsoil 348:
CGGGAAGCCCGGTTTCCGAAGGGCGGTTCGCGGCAGAACACGCCGAGGTTCAGCGTCTTTACGAGTCGATACGCTCGCGTAGTCTCCAAACCGACTCGGCGGCGGCGCCAATCTTCATCATCGGGATGATCCGCTCGGGGACGACCCTTTTGGACCAGATCGTCTCGAGCCATTCGTCCGTTGCTTCGGGCGGCGAGCTCAGGTTTTGGATGGAGGAGGGTCGTCGCCTGGTGGTGCGGGATTCCGCTCCCACCGAGAAAGAGCTCGCCGCGCTGGCGGAAGAGTACGAGCGATACGCCCGTTTGCTAGCCGGTCCGGAAGAGCGCTTTACGGACAAAATGCCGCTCAATTTCGCCTACGCCGGGATCATCAACGCCGCGATGCCGAACGCGCACTTCCTGCACATCCGGCGTCACCCGATCGATACGTGCCTCTCGATCTGGACCACCTTCTTCGGCCAAGGTCCGCTTTTCGCCTACGACAAACGGCAGGTCGTGTCTTACTACCGGGAATATACGAGGGCAATGGATTACTGGCGGGGCGCCCTTCCGAAGGACCGGTTGCTGGAGATCGACTACGAAGCGCTGATCGCCGACCCCGGGAAGATCGTTCCACAGATCGTCGAGTTCTGCGGCCTTCCGTGGGAAGAGGCGTGCCTCCACCACGACCAAAACCAGAGCGCGATCAACACGCCGAGCCGATGGCAGGCGCGGCAGCCGATCTACAAAACGTCGGTCGAGCGGTGGCGTCGCTACGAACCTTGGTTGGGCGAATTTGCCGAGCTACTGGAGCGCGAGTGAAACGGAAATCAGACTCCATCGCCCCGGTCGGGCGTGTGCTGGTGGATGGCGGCCGTCTCCATAGGGAGCTCGTGTCGCACGGCGGGCGCCTCGCCGAACTTCTTCGGCCTTACCCATCCCTCGCGAATCATTGCGTCGAGACACTCGGTGAGACGGGCGTGCAACTCGTGGTTGAACGCGTCTCCCATCGTTCGCTGGACGAAGCCGAAGGCCTCGTTCAGGAGCGGAGAAAACTTGAGAGCGTCGACCATGAGGCCGAAGAGGCCGTAGAGAGGGAGGAACTTACCATCGCGCCGAAGCGCGACCATCGCCTTGACGCCGCCGTTTTCGAAGCGGGCGACCTTCACCTGCTCCGCGCCCGACAGGTGCGGCAGAAAAACGCTGTATCCATCCAACGAGCTGGTCGCAGGCGCTTCGGACAATCGGCCGGTGAGCGAATGCAGTTGGTCGAGCCGGATCAGCGCCAGGCCGGCGACCTCCATATCTTCCTCGATGAACCCGCCGGTACCGAGCCACTGGAACGCTTGGTCGCCGCTGAGCTCCAGACCCGCGTCGCGGGCGATCTCGCTCGTGTATTCCTTCAGATCGGTGAAGTTGGTGTTGGCTTTGTACCAGTAGTCCGCGAACCGGATGTGCTGCCGGACGCGCCGCTCGTTTCGACGCTCATAATTTTCGGCCATCCACGGGACGTTCCCTCCGCGCGCCGCCTCCATGATCAGGAACGCCGCTTCTCGCGCGCCCGCATGCGCGAGCGTCATCCCGGCAGAGAGGATCGGGTCGGCGAAACCGGCGGCTTCGCCGACGAGGAGCCAATTGGGACCGGCCATCCGATTGGCGACGAACGACCAATCCTTGGTCGTGGTGAATCGATCTTCGCGCGTCGCGTTCTGAATGAGGCGTTGAAGCCGCGGCTCTTCGGCGATGGCGCGCCGATAGAGCTCTTCCATCGAAAGGCCGGACTTCTTGTAATGGTCCGCGGGGCAGACGAAACCGATGGAGGTGCGGTCGGGGCTAATCGGGATGAACCAGATCCAGCCGTAACCCAGCGAGAGGATCTGGATGCGGGTTCCGCCCACGCCGAGCGAGACCGCCCACTCGGCGTTCCGCCAGTAATACCAGCCGGCGACGTTTTTCAGCGAGGACGGCTCGTCGATCTCGACGTCCATCGCCCGGCGCAACAATCCGGAGTGGCCAGTGGCGTCGACATACCACTTCGCCTCGATCTCCGTTCCGTCGGCAAGGACAAGTCCCTCCACCCGATCGCCTTTCCTGCGGACCTCTCGAACGGCCGATCGTTGACGGACCTCGCAGCCAAGCTCCTCGGCATAGTCGAGGAGGATCTTGTCGTAGGCGGACCGGTCGACTTGGAATGCGGTTCGTTTGCGCTGTCCTTCGTAGCGTCCGGGCCGGGGCGCGTCGTCGAATTGGCCGAATGGGAGGAAGTCGAAATCCCACAGATCGTCGGTGGTGCCCCAGCGGTAGGTGCCGCCGATCTTCACCGGGAAGCCGGCCGCCTCGACACGGTCCCAGACGCCGAGCTCGTCGAGAATGCGCCCGATGAGCGGAAGCTGGCTCTCACCGATGTGGTCGCGCGGAAACTGCTCGCGCTCCAGGATAAGCACCTTGCTATCCGGCTGGTATTTCTTCAAGAATCCGCCGCAAGTAGAGCCCGAAGGCCCACCCCCTATGATCGCTACATCGGTGGTCAAACTCTCCATTCCGATAGGAGTTTACGACCCTTAAAACGTTTTTGAGTGTGGAACGACGATATGTCGCAATAATTAGTATCAGTAGCTACTATGAGTAGTTACTGCGTCTCGGTGGCGCCAATTGCGAGGGTTCGATAGGCTTATGCGATAAGCCGGGCCGGCTCACTGTTCCGTCTTTCGAGTTCTCTAACCAGCCATTGAGCGTCGACTTAGATCCTGAGAGATTTACCAGAACTGAGGCGATAAACTTAAGCTGAGGGTCCGATTTCGTACGCAGTGGGGAGGAATTCGCTACATTCGGAAGGTAGCGGTTACTTATCACCGCTCAGTTTGTACTCATTGGAGCCGAATATGTCGCCAGATCTACCGAACCTCATCGTTGCCGCCAAATCGCCTAAGGAACATTTCGCGGCCATTCTGCCACTTCATTACGACGACCCCAACCATCCAACAGACCGTGAGCGCTCACGGCTCGAGAACTCGGTCATCCTGCTTTGCAGTAAATGGGAGGATCTCGTCGAACTGCTAAACGATCCGGTTCAATACTTTAAGGATAAGCAAACCGAGTGGAGTCAAGCACTGCCCTACGGCAAAGCCAGGTACGAGTTCAATCTCAAGGCGCCGGTGACGGCCCTGATCCAACCCGGTAAAGTCGAACCTCGAAAAAGAGCTCAATTCAATACTTTCCTTGCTCAAAAGGCGGCACTCGATTCCGGCATGGAGTTCCTTGACTTCGTCGATCATCCCGACAGCGCCGCCGCATTAACGAGAGCCCAATCTCAATTCGAGACTATCGGAGGGTTCATCGCCGAATTCGCGCTTGGGACCTCGGTTCTCATCATTCACTACTGGCCTCCCAAGAATCCTGGCGAGCCGCGTCTCAAAGATTGTTTTACAAGAGCTACGGTTGGCATGATGCCTGGCCCAAAGGGCGTGTCACCCGATGATCCGGATGCGTCGGGAACCCTTCATATCGACATTGAGCACAAAAAATGCGACATTGCCAGGGACACCGCAAACCTTATCGTCGACATGCTCGAGTCTCGGGAGAGCCTACTCGCCTTCTTAAACACTGAGGATAACGTCGAATCGGGGGTGGTTAACATGGAGCCACTCGGCAGCACTATCCGCATTCCGGACCACGGTGAACCGGTTGGTCTACCCGCATCAGGTGGGGACCCCGTCTTCGCGATCGACACGACGGTGCCGTTCACCATTTATGTGGAAGAGCTCTCGGCAGAGAAGCGAGGGTGCACTTGTTGCAACCACTTCGTAGTGCAAAAAGACGGGCGGTTCTTCCTTAGCCACGCCACGCTCAAGGGTTATCCCCTCTGCAACTGCGCGCAGACGGGGACGAACGCCTAGGCCTATTCAAGACATTCTAAGTGATGAGCATCGGCGAGGGCGC
This window encodes:
- a CDS encoding NAD(P)/FAD-dependent oxidoreductase: MESLTTDVAIIGGGPSGSTCGGFLKKYQPDSKVLILEREQFPRDHIGESQLPLIGRILDELGVWDRVEAAGFPVKIGGTYRWGTTDDLWDFDFLPFGQFDDAPRPGRYEGQRKRTAFQVDRSAYDKILLDYAEELGCEVRQRSAVREVRRKGDRVEGLVLADGTEIEAKWYVDATGHSGLLRRAMDVEIDEPSSLKNVAGWYYWRNAEWAVSLGVGGTRIQILSLGYGWIWFIPISPDRTSIGFVCPADHYKKSGLSMEELYRRAIAEEPRLQRLIQNATREDRFTTTKDWSFVANRMAGPNWLLVGEAAGFADPILSAGMTLAHAGAREAAFLIMEAARGGNVPWMAENYERRNERRVRQHIRFADYWYKANTNFTDLKEYTSEIARDAGLELSGDQAFQWLGTGGFIEEDMEVAGLALIRLDQLHSLTGRLSEAPATSSLDGYSVFLPHLSGAEQVKVARFENGGVKAMVALRRDGKFLPLYGLFGLMVDALKFSPLLNEAFGFVQRTMGDAFNHELHARLTECLDAMIREGWVRPKKFGEAPAVRHELPMETAAIHQHTPDRGDGV